Proteins from a genomic interval of Microbacterium esteraromaticum:
- a CDS encoding response regulator produces MKLLIADDDPQLVRALRITLAAHGYDVVAAPDGAAAIQLAAQEHPDIVLLDLGMPQLDGVQVIHALRGWTTVPIIVVSGRTGSADKVDALDAGADDYVTKPFQIDELLARLRALSRRAGAGAGEATVAFGDVVVDLAAKSVARAGAHVHLTPTEWRMLEHLVRHPGALVTRQELLRELWGTEQATDTGYLRLYMSQLRKKLEADPSAPVHLLTEQGRGYRLVL; encoded by the coding sequence ATGAAGCTGCTGATCGCCGATGACGACCCGCAACTGGTGCGGGCGCTGCGCATCACCCTCGCCGCCCACGGCTACGACGTCGTGGCGGCGCCCGACGGGGCCGCGGCGATCCAGCTCGCAGCACAGGAGCACCCCGACATCGTGCTGCTCGACCTGGGCATGCCGCAACTCGACGGCGTGCAGGTGATCCACGCGCTGCGCGGATGGACGACCGTGCCGATCATCGTCGTGTCGGGCCGCACCGGTTCGGCCGACAAGGTCGACGCCCTCGATGCCGGCGCCGATGACTACGTCACCAAGCCCTTTCAGATCGACGAGCTGCTGGCCCGTCTGCGGGCGCTGTCACGCCGTGCGGGCGCCGGCGCGGGCGAGGCGACCGTGGCGTTCGGCGACGTCGTCGTCGACCTGGCCGCGAAATCCGTCGCACGCGCGGGCGCGCACGTGCACCTCACCCCCACCGAATGGCGGATGCTCGAGCACCTGGTGCGGCACCCCGGCGCCCTGGTGACCCGGCAGGAGCTGCTGCGCGAGCTGTGGGGCACCGAGCAGGCCACCGACACCGGCTACCTGCGCCTGTACATGTCGCAGCTGCGCAAGAAGCTCGAGGCAGACCCGTCGGCGCCCGTACACCTGCTCACCGAACAGGGCAGGGGCTACCGACTCGTGCTCTGA
- a CDS encoding DUF4118 domain-containing protein codes for MTRGRLRVLLGAAPGVGKTYEMLADAHRLQAEGYDVVIAVVEDHGRTATAAQTVGLERVPLRTVMHRGVTLGELDLEAVIARAPQIALVDELAHTNAPGSTNEKRWQDVEALLDAGIDVITTVNVQHIESLGGVVEQITGIAQQETVPDAAVRAADDIEVVDLAPQSLRDRLSAGSVYPAERVDAALSNYFRLGNLTALRELALLWLADEVDSALRRYRDEHGIASTWQARERVVVALTGGPEGETLLRRGARIAARSAGGELLAVHVLTQDGLRGSPPGALSAQQRLVSALGGSYHQIVGDDVAESLVEFAQTSDATQLVIGVSRRSRLAAVFTGPGIGAEVIRRSGDIDVHMVSHAAAGTHAALPRITGGPLGWRRQALGLAIALVGGPLLSWLLYSFRSPASITSDVLAYQLLVVVVALIGGIRPALFAAVLSGLTLDFLFVAPLFTVTIADPLHTLALVMYVVSAVLVSIVVDQAARRARTARRASAEAELLAAVASSVLRGDSAPLALVSRAREAFGFSGVRLLDHDGRVLATDGEPLPDTTPEIVPVGADALLELHGSTLDAPARRLLDAIVAQLAAAIEHTDLTATARRADVLAETDRVRSALLSAISHDLRRPLAAAMAAVGGLRGSSRLSSADRAELLETADESLGTLSKLVTDLLDASRVEAGVLAVSLTDVDAGAAVVSALDELGFGPDDVELGLDPALPALRADPVLLQRVLVNVLANAHRHTPPGSRVLVTTSRLGETAEIRIVDRGEGVPLERQQSMFAPFQREGDHDNTVGLGLGLALSRGFTEGMSGSLSPEDTPGGGLTMVIALPVASDTTHPTGADA; via the coding sequence ATGACCCGAGGGCGTCTGCGAGTACTGCTCGGCGCGGCTCCCGGCGTCGGCAAGACGTACGAGATGCTCGCCGACGCCCATCGGCTTCAGGCAGAGGGGTACGACGTCGTGATCGCCGTCGTCGAGGATCACGGACGCACCGCAACGGCGGCGCAGACCGTGGGTCTCGAACGCGTGCCGCTGCGCACCGTGATGCACCGCGGCGTCACCCTCGGCGAACTCGACCTCGAGGCCGTGATCGCGCGGGCGCCGCAGATCGCCCTGGTCGACGAGCTCGCCCATACCAACGCCCCCGGATCGACGAACGAGAAGCGCTGGCAAGACGTCGAAGCGCTGCTCGATGCCGGGATCGACGTGATCACAACCGTCAACGTGCAGCACATCGAGTCGCTCGGCGGGGTCGTCGAGCAGATCACCGGTATCGCTCAGCAAGAGACGGTGCCCGACGCCGCGGTGCGCGCCGCGGACGACATCGAGGTGGTCGACCTGGCCCCGCAGTCGCTGCGCGACCGCCTCTCGGCCGGGTCGGTGTATCCCGCCGAGCGGGTGGATGCCGCGCTGTCGAACTACTTCCGCCTCGGCAACCTGACCGCGCTACGCGAGCTGGCGCTGCTGTGGCTCGCCGACGAGGTCGACTCGGCACTGCGCCGCTACCGAGACGAGCACGGCATCGCGAGCACCTGGCAGGCGAGAGAGCGCGTCGTCGTCGCCCTCACCGGTGGCCCCGAGGGCGAAACGCTACTGCGCCGCGGTGCGCGAATCGCCGCCCGCTCGGCCGGCGGAGAGCTGCTCGCGGTGCACGTGCTGACGCAGGACGGCCTGCGAGGCAGCCCGCCCGGGGCGCTGTCGGCCCAGCAGCGGCTGGTGTCCGCGCTCGGCGGAAGCTACCACCAGATCGTGGGCGACGACGTGGCCGAATCGCTCGTCGAGTTCGCCCAGACGTCGGATGCCACCCAGCTCGTCATCGGCGTCAGCCGACGCAGCCGCCTGGCCGCCGTGTTCACGGGCCCCGGCATCGGGGCCGAGGTGATCCGCCGCTCGGGCGACATCGATGTGCACATGGTGAGCCACGCCGCTGCTGGCACGCACGCCGCGCTGCCGCGCATCACCGGTGGCCCCCTGGGCTGGCGCCGGCAGGCTCTCGGCCTCGCCATCGCCCTGGTCGGCGGTCCGCTGCTGTCGTGGCTGCTGTACTCGTTCCGCTCCCCCGCATCGATCACCTCGGACGTCCTGGCCTACCAATTGCTCGTCGTGGTCGTGGCGCTGATCGGGGGCATCCGCCCTGCCCTGTTCGCCGCCGTGCTCTCAGGCCTCACCCTCGACTTCCTGTTCGTCGCACCACTCTTCACGGTCACCATCGCCGACCCGCTGCACACACTGGCGCTGGTGATGTACGTCGTAAGCGCCGTACTGGTCAGTATCGTCGTCGATCAGGCCGCCCGCCGCGCCCGCACCGCGCGCCGAGCCTCGGCCGAGGCCGAGCTGCTGGCCGCCGTGGCCAGCAGCGTACTGCGCGGCGACAGCGCCCCCCTGGCGCTGGTCAGCAGAGCACGCGAGGCCTTCGGTTTCAGCGGTGTACGACTGCTCGACCATGACGGGCGCGTGCTCGCGACCGACGGCGAACCGCTGCCCGACACCACCCCCGAGATCGTGCCTGTCGGCGCCGACGCCCTGCTCGAACTGCACGGATCGACCCTCGATGCTCCGGCCCGGCGACTGCTCGACGCGATCGTCGCCCAGCTGGCGGCCGCGATCGAACACACCGACCTGACCGCTACCGCCCGACGCGCCGACGTGCTCGCCGAGACCGACCGCGTGCGCAGCGCCCTGCTCTCGGCCATCAGCCACGACCTGCGCCGCCCCCTCGCGGCGGCCATGGCCGCCGTCGGCGGGCTGCGCGGATCCAGCCGACTCTCCAGTGCCGACCGCGCCGAACTGCTCGAGACCGCCGATGAGAGCCTGGGCACCCTGTCGAAGCTCGTCACCGATCTGCTCGATGCCAGCCGCGTCGAAGCCGGCGTGCTCGCCGTATCACTCACCGACGTCGACGCGGGGGCGGCCGTCGTCAGCGCGCTCGATGAACTCGGCTTCGGCCCCGATGACGTCGAGCTCGGCCTCGATCCCGCTCTGCCCGCGCTGCGCGCCGACCCGGTGCTGCTGCAACGGGTGCTCGTCAATGTGCTCGCCAACGCCCACCGGCACACCCCGCCCGGCAGCCGGGTACTCGTGACGACCAGCCGCCTGGGCGAGACCGCCGAGATCCGCATCGTCGACCGCGGCGAAGGTGTGCCCCTCGAACGGCAGCAGAGCATGTTCGCCCCGTTCCAGCGCGAAGGCGACCACGACAACACCGTCGGCCTCGGCCTCGGGCTGGCCCTGTCGCGCGGGTTCACCGAGGGCATGAGCGGTAGCCTGAGCCCCGAGGACACACCAGGAGGGGGCCTGACGATGGTGATCGCCCTGCCGGTGGCATCCGACACCACACACCCGACCGGTGCCGACGCATGA
- the kdpC gene encoding potassium-transporting ATPase subunit KdpC yields MSKTRTTTRTAGVAIRAVLVMTALLGLAYPLAMTGVGQLAFPWQANGSVVAHDGEPVGSALLGQTFADADGNALPQYFQPRPSASDYEGASSGGSNLGPSHPDLVAAIDAGRQRIAAREGVSPDEVPADAVTASSSGLDPHISPQYALLQVSRVAAERGMSEDDVRAIVTARIETPDLGFIGAERVNVLDLNVALDTAQEEIR; encoded by the coding sequence ATGTCGAAGACCCGCACCACCACCCGCACCGCCGGGGTCGCCATCCGCGCCGTCCTCGTGATGACGGCCCTGCTCGGACTCGCCTATCCGCTCGCCATGACGGGCGTCGGCCAGCTCGCCTTCCCGTGGCAGGCGAACGGCTCGGTCGTCGCCCACGACGGCGAACCGGTCGGCAGCGCCCTGCTGGGCCAGACGTTCGCCGACGCGGACGGCAACGCCCTGCCGCAGTACTTCCAGCCCCGACCGTCTGCATCCGACTACGAAGGCGCCTCCTCAGGAGGCAGCAACCTCGGACCTTCGCACCCCGACCTGGTCGCCGCGATCGACGCGGGCCGCCAGCGGATCGCGGCCCGCGAGGGCGTCTCGCCCGATGAGGTGCCCGCGGATGCCGTCACCGCCTCGTCATCGGGACTCGACCCGCACATCAGCCCGCAGTACGCCCTGCTGCAGGTGTCGCGAGTGGCCGCGGAGCGCGGCATGAGCGAAGATGACGTGCGGGCGATCGTCACCGCGCGCATCGAGACGCCGGACCTCGGCTTCATCGGCGCGGAGCGCGTCAACGTGCTCGACCTCAACGTCGCCCTCGATACCGCACAGGAAGAGATCCGATGA
- the kdpB gene encoding potassium-transporting ATPase subunit KdpB, translated as MTLTHPRPDTRASEPAPAPSRAFSGAQLAAAVPGALRRLNPARLLRNPVILLVWAGAAFTSVLAIAEPLLGGADPDVPAGFTWAIAGWLWLTVLFANLSEAVAEGRGKAQAASLRKTRTTTTARLVLGYNSSDPLAERTPLTETASSALAVGDLVVVAAGEAIPGDGDIVAGIATVDESAITGESAPVIRESGGDRSAVTGGTRVLSDRIVVRITSRPGETFVDRMIALVEGANRQRTPNEIALNILLSSLSIVFVVAVLVLNPLAAYVASPVGIPVLIALLVCLIPTTIGALLSAIGIAGMDRLVQRNVLAMSGRAVEAAGDVSTLLLDKTGTITYGNRRADDVRPVDGVDADELLRAAALSSLADPTPEGASIVDLAVTRGIHVASPEGAVTVPFTAQTRMSGIDLPDGTMIRKGAGSAIRAWLATQGADAGDAAAEAARHADEIAAAGGTPLVVAVNTRILGVVHLKDIVKDGLRERFDELRAMGIRTVMITGDNPLTAAAIAKEAGVDDVLAEATPEDKLALIRREQQGGRMVAMTGDGTNDAPALAQADVGVAMNTGTSAAKEAGNMVDLDSDPTKLIDIVRIGKQLLITRGALTTFSLANDIAKYFAIIPALFMTAFPGLSALNIMHLHSPASAVLSAVIFNAIVIVFLIPLALRGVKYRPASAERMLQRNLLIYGLGGVIAPFIGIKLIDLVVSLIPGF; from the coding sequence ATGACCCTCACGCACCCCCGCCCGGACACCCGGGCATCCGAACCGGCCCCGGCCCCGTCACGGGCATTCAGCGGCGCCCAGCTCGCGGCCGCCGTGCCCGGCGCTCTGCGCCGGCTCAACCCGGCACGCCTGCTGCGCAATCCGGTGATCCTGCTGGTGTGGGCAGGCGCCGCGTTCACCAGCGTGCTCGCCATCGCCGAGCCGCTGCTCGGCGGTGCCGATCCGGACGTCCCGGCGGGCTTCACGTGGGCGATCGCCGGCTGGTTGTGGCTGACCGTGCTGTTCGCCAACCTGTCGGAGGCGGTCGCCGAGGGGCGCGGAAAGGCCCAGGCGGCCAGCCTGCGCAAGACCCGCACCACGACGACCGCACGGCTCGTGCTCGGCTACAACTCGTCCGACCCGCTGGCTGAGCGCACGCCGCTGACCGAGACCGCATCGTCGGCCCTCGCGGTCGGCGACCTGGTGGTTGTCGCGGCCGGTGAGGCGATCCCCGGCGACGGCGACATCGTGGCCGGCATCGCGACGGTCGACGAGTCGGCCATCACCGGCGAGAGCGCCCCGGTGATCCGCGAGTCCGGAGGCGACCGCAGCGCCGTCACCGGCGGCACGCGCGTGCTCTCGGACCGCATCGTGGTGCGCATCACCTCCCGCCCCGGCGAGACGTTCGTCGACCGCATGATCGCCCTCGTCGAGGGAGCGAACCGTCAGCGCACGCCCAACGAGATCGCGTTGAACATCCTGCTGTCGAGCCTGTCGATCGTCTTCGTGGTGGCCGTGCTGGTGCTCAACCCGCTCGCCGCGTACGTCGCGTCGCCCGTCGGCATCCCCGTGCTCATCGCCCTGCTGGTGTGCCTGATCCCCACCACGATCGGTGCGCTGCTGAGCGCGATCGGCATCGCCGGGATGGACCGCCTCGTGCAGCGCAACGTGCTGGCGATGTCGGGGCGCGCCGTCGAAGCCGCCGGCGATGTCTCGACGCTGCTGCTCGACAAGACCGGCACCATCACCTACGGCAACCGCCGCGCCGATGACGTGCGACCGGTCGACGGCGTCGACGCCGACGAGCTGCTGCGCGCCGCCGCGCTGTCCTCGCTCGCCGACCCCACCCCCGAGGGTGCGTCGATCGTCGACCTCGCCGTCACCCGTGGCATCCACGTCGCCTCGCCCGAAGGTGCGGTGACCGTGCCGTTCACCGCCCAGACCCGCATGAGCGGCATCGATCTGCCCGACGGCACCATGATCCGCAAGGGTGCCGGGTCGGCGATTCGCGCCTGGCTCGCGACGCAGGGAGCGGATGCCGGTGATGCCGCCGCCGAGGCGGCCCGCCACGCCGACGAGATCGCGGCGGCCGGCGGTACGCCGCTCGTCGTCGCGGTGAACACGCGCATCCTCGGTGTCGTGCACCTGAAGGACATCGTCAAGGACGGGCTGCGCGAGCGGTTCGACGAACTGCGTGCGATGGGCATCCGCACGGTGATGATCACGGGAGACAACCCGCTCACCGCGGCCGCCATCGCGAAAGAGGCCGGCGTCGACGATGTGCTCGCCGAAGCGACACCCGAAGACAAGCTGGCGCTGATCCGTCGCGAACAGCAGGGCGGACGCATGGTCGCGATGACCGGCGACGGCACCAACGACGCCCCCGCGCTCGCCCAGGCCGACGTCGGCGTCGCGATGAACACCGGCACGTCGGCCGCGAAAGAGGCCGGCAACATGGTCGACCTCGACTCCGACCCGACCAAGCTGATCGACATCGTGCGCATCGGCAAGCAGTTGCTGATCACCCGCGGCGCGCTGACCACGTTCTCGCTCGCGAACGACATCGCGAAGTACTTCGCGATCATCCCCGCCCTGTTCATGACCGCATTCCCCGGCCTGAGCGCCCTGAACATCATGCACCTGCACTCGCCGGCATCCGCCGTGCTCAGCGCCGTGATCTTCAACGCGATCGTCATCGTCTTCTTGATCCCGCTCGCCCTGCGCGGTGTGAAGTACCGTCCGGCGAGCGCGGAGCGGATGCTGCAGCGCAACCTGCTGATCTACGGCCTCGGCGGCGTGATCGCCCCCTTCATCGGCATCAAGCTGATCGACCTGGTCGTCAGCCTGATCCCCGGCTTCTGA
- the kdpA gene encoding potassium-transporting ATPase subunit KdpA, which translates to MGAVGLGVLQAATVVLMLVLLCRPLGDYIARIYSSAKHLRVERGLYRLIGVDAASEQTWRSYARSVLLFSAAGMLLVYLLQRTQHLLPLSLGLPPVPEGLAFNTAASFVANTNWQSYSPEQTMGHLVQAAGLAVQNFLSAAVGIAIAITLVRGFARHGSTTIGNFWVDMTRGLLRLLLPISVVGALVLIAGGVAQNLAGFTEVQTLSGATQQIPGGPVASQEVIKLLGTNGGGFYNANSAHPFENPTPWTSLFEILLILAIPFSLPRAFGRMVGDDRQGYAIVSVMGVLFLASTTILSIVEYAGRGPAPELAGAALEGKEVRFGILGSTLFGSASTLTSTGAVNSMHDSYTALGGMMPMLNMMLGEVAPGGVGSGLYGMLVLAVITVFVGGLLVGRTPEYVGKRIGPREMTLASLYILVVPALVLCGTALSFAIPAIRDDVVSTSILNPGPHGLSEVLYAFTSAANNNGSAFAGLTASTPWFATALGVAMLLGRFIPIVLVLALAGSLAAQRPVPQTAGTLPTHRPLFVGMLSTIAVVITALTYFPVLTLGPLAEGLV; encoded by the coding sequence ATGGGCGCCGTGGGACTGGGCGTGCTGCAGGCCGCCACCGTCGTCCTCATGCTGGTGCTGCTGTGCCGCCCGCTGGGTGACTACATCGCCCGCATCTACTCCAGTGCGAAGCATCTGCGCGTCGAACGCGGGCTGTACCGTCTGATCGGGGTCGACGCGGCCTCGGAGCAGACCTGGCGATCGTACGCACGCAGCGTGCTGCTCTTCTCGGCGGCAGGCATGCTGCTGGTCTACTTGCTGCAGCGCACGCAGCACCTGCTGCCCCTGTCGCTCGGTCTGCCGCCTGTGCCCGAGGGGCTCGCGTTCAACACCGCCGCCTCGTTCGTGGCCAACACCAATTGGCAGTCGTACTCGCCCGAGCAGACCATGGGTCACCTCGTGCAGGCCGCCGGGCTCGCCGTGCAGAACTTCCTGTCGGCGGCGGTCGGCATCGCCATCGCCATCACGCTCGTGCGGGGTTTCGCCCGCCACGGCTCGACCACCATCGGCAACTTCTGGGTCGACATGACCCGCGGTCTGCTGCGGCTGCTGCTGCCGATCTCGGTGGTCGGCGCGCTCGTGCTCATCGCCGGCGGTGTGGCCCAGAACCTCGCCGGATTCACCGAGGTGCAGACCCTCAGCGGGGCGACCCAGCAGATCCCGGGCGGCCCGGTGGCCTCTCAGGAGGTCATCAAGCTGCTCGGCACCAACGGCGGTGGCTTCTACAACGCCAACTCGGCGCACCCGTTCGAGAACCCGACGCCGTGGACCAGCCTGTTCGAGATCCTGCTGATCCTCGCGATCCCGTTCTCGCTTCCCCGCGCCTTCGGCCGGATGGTCGGCGACGACCGCCAGGGGTACGCCATCGTGTCGGTGATGGGCGTGCTGTTCCTCGCCTCGACGACGATCCTCTCGATCGTCGAGTACGCCGGCCGCGGACCTGCTCCCGAACTGGCCGGTGCGGCGTTGGAGGGCAAGGAGGTGCGCTTCGGCATCCTCGGTTCCACCCTGTTCGGCAGCGCCTCGACGCTCACCTCGACCGGTGCCGTGAACTCGATGCACGACTCGTACACGGCCCTGGGCGGGATGATGCCGATGCTCAACATGATGCTCGGTGAGGTCGCCCCCGGCGGCGTCGGCTCGGGCCTGTATGGCATGCTCGTGCTCGCCGTGATCACCGTCTTCGTCGGCGGCCTGTTGGTCGGCCGCACCCCCGAGTACGTCGGCAAGCGGATCGGCCCGCGCGAGATGACCCTCGCCAGCCTGTACATCCTCGTCGTTCCCGCGCTCGTGCTGTGCGGCACCGCGCTCAGCTTCGCGATCCCCGCGATCCGCGACGACGTCGTCTCGACCAGCATCCTCAACCCGGGTCCGCACGGGCTCAGCGAGGTGCTGTACGCCTTCACCTCGGCGGCGAACAACAACGGCTCGGCATTCGCAGGGCTCACCGCCAGCACCCCCTGGTTCGCCACCGCACTCGGTGTGGCGATGCTGCTCGGGCGGTTCATCCCGATCGTGCTCGTGCTGGCTCTGGCCGGATCGCTCGCCGCGCAGCGCCCGGTGCCCCAGACCGCCGGCACCCTGCCCACGCACCGGCCGCTGTTCGTCGGGATGCTCTCGACGATCGCCGTCGTCATCACTGCTCTCACGTACTTCCCCGTGCTCACGCTCGGGCCTCTCGCAGAAGGACTGGTCTGA
- a CDS encoding potassium-transporting ATPase subunit F, with product MIIFEIAAAVLGVAAIAYLFVTLVRPEKF from the coding sequence ATGATCATCTTCGAGATCGCGGCCGCCGTGCTCGGTGTCGCCGCGATCGCCTACCTGTTCGTGACGCTCGTGCGACCGGAGAAGTTCTGA
- a CDS encoding GTP pyrophosphokinase codes for MTTLPVDDAAIAEARQLRDEFQRFLREYEFGMREIETKISILQDEFTHMHAYNPIEHVKSRLKSPDSIVEKVARRGIEADFPSIRREITDIAGVRVTCSFVSDVYRLFDLLTAQDDVTVRIVKDYIAGPKPNGYRSLHAIVEVPVFLSTGTVAVPVEVQFRTIAMDFWASLEHKIHYKFSGRVPGHLVQSLTEAADAAGELDDRMERLHREAHEVNQRVIEA; via the coding sequence ATGACAACGCTCCCCGTCGACGACGCGGCGATCGCCGAGGCCCGGCAGCTGCGCGACGAGTTCCAGCGGTTCCTGCGCGAGTACGAATTCGGCATGCGCGAGATCGAGACGAAGATCTCGATCCTGCAGGACGAGTTCACGCACATGCACGCGTACAACCCGATCGAGCACGTCAAGAGCCGCCTGAAGTCGCCCGACAGCATCGTCGAGAAGGTCGCCCGCCGAGGCATCGAGGCCGACTTTCCCAGCATCCGACGTGAGATCACCGACATCGCCGGCGTACGCGTCACGTGCAGCTTCGTCAGCGACGTCTACCGTCTGTTCGACCTGCTCACTGCGCAGGACGATGTGACCGTCCGTATCGTCAAGGACTACATCGCCGGACCCAAACCCAACGGGTACCGCAGCCTGCACGCGATCGTCGAGGTGCCGGTGTTCCTGTCGACCGGAACGGTCGCCGTGCCCGTCGAAGTGCAGTTCCGCACCATCGCGATGGACTTCTGGGCCAGCCTCGAGCACAAGATCCACTACAAGTTCTCGGGACGCGTGCCCGGTCACCTCGTGCAGAGTCTGACCGAGGCCGCGGATGCCGCCGGCGAGCTCGATGACCGTATGGAGCGGCTGCACCGTGAGGCGCACGAGGTCAACCAGCGGGTGATCGAGGCCTGA